A genomic window from Anaerolineae bacterium includes:
- a CDS encoding winged helix-turn-helix transcriptional regulator yields MPDFDTCAALFKALAHPVRLQILSLLRAGEVCVCHMEAALGKRQAYISQQLMILREAGLIDSRKEGRQVFYWITEERTLRLLDDLFGPAPAENPALEECSCPRCTAANLFATVHPIKEEDIHAHHQSARPRLPQLPEG; encoded by the coding sequence ATGCCTGACTTCGACACCTGCGCTGCGCTGTTCAAAGCCTTAGCTCATCCCGTCCGCCTGCAAATCCTGAGCCTGCTGCGGGCGGGCGAGGTTTGTGTCTGCCACATGGAAGCCGCACTGGGCAAGCGGCAGGCTTATATCTCCCAGCAACTGATGATCCTGCGCGAGGCCGGTTTGATTGACTCCCGCAAGGAAGGCCGCCAGGTCTTCTACTGGATCACGGAGGAACGAACCCTGCGGCTGCTGGACGACCTGTTCGGCCCGGCCCCGGCGGAGAACCCCGCGCTGGAGGAGTGCTCCTGCCCGCGTTGCACCGCGGCAAACCTATTCGCCACTGTGCATCCAATCAAGGAGGAGGATATTCATGCTCACCATCAAAGTGCTCGGCCCCGGTTGCCCCAACTGCCAGAAGGTTGA
- a CDS encoding HAMP domain-containing protein — protein sequence MRSPFLSTLLNRLWAVLGGVSIRIKVLGIVLGTVTLLGVFVTLQMREVLVDTLQQQLENQGIALIERLAERSADFVAAGDTHGLELFLKQEEIHYSTDAHNTHVAYIVVVDRRGELLASTFSGDLPPWLATHLGPAADDAHRHTTMTLAAGASGPVLDVSNTLPEGGLTVHLGLAQEQLLTTVSTVTWQLVLTTLIMVAVGLVAATFLTWVLTRPILELVAAAHDVEHGNFARRVERWAADEIGDLADAFNSMTEALAVADRERAERERLRARYISGVIVAQEAERRRIARELHDSTSQSLTSILIGLRNLEETPHGILLKPRLDELRQIVDATLAEVHAIAWQLRPAVLDDLGLLAALERLAEDYQRRYGIPVDLVAKGLDRRLPVEMETALYRIVQEGLTNIVRHAQATVASVLIDRQNDVLKIVIEDDGRGFDPAVVNISGGESLGLQGIRERAWLFGGSLTIESQPGQGTSLFVRLPLPGHERYAAHPLEEPDA from the coding sequence ATGAGGTCCCCTTTTCTTTCCACCCTGCTGAACCGTCTGTGGGCAGTTCTGGGCGGGGTGAGCATTCGGATCAAGGTGTTGGGAATCGTGCTGGGCACGGTGACGCTGCTGGGGGTGTTCGTTACCCTTCAGATGCGGGAAGTGCTGGTCGACACCCTCCAGCAGCAACTGGAGAACCAGGGCATAGCCCTGATCGAGCGCCTGGCGGAGCGCAGCGCCGACTTTGTGGCGGCGGGAGATACTCACGGGTTGGAACTCTTCCTGAAGCAGGAAGAGATTCATTACTCTACTGATGCCCACAATACCCATGTGGCGTATATCGTCGTCGTGGATCGGCGCGGAGAATTGCTCGCCAGCACCTTCTCCGGCGATCTGCCGCCGTGGCTGGCAACCCATCTTGGCCCGGCTGCCGATGATGCTCACCGCCATACCACCATGACGCTGGCGGCGGGTGCGTCCGGCCCAGTCCTGGATGTGAGCAATACCTTGCCGGAGGGCGGACTGACAGTACACCTAGGCCTGGCCCAGGAACAGCTGCTGACGACTGTCAGCACGGTCACCTGGCAACTGGTGCTCACGACGCTGATCATGGTGGCGGTCGGGCTGGTGGCAGCGACCTTTCTGACCTGGGTGCTGACGCGGCCCATTCTGGAACTGGTGGCCGCGGCGCATGATGTGGAGCATGGCAATTTTGCCCGGCGGGTGGAACGCTGGGCCGCCGACGAGATCGGTGACCTGGCCGACGCCTTCAACAGCATGACGGAGGCCCTGGCGGTGGCTGACCGTGAGCGGGCCGAACGGGAGCGGCTGCGGGCGCGCTACATCAGCGGTGTCATTGTGGCTCAGGAGGCCGAACGCAGACGCATTGCTCGCGAGCTGCATGACAGTACCAGTCAGTCCCTCACCTCGATCCTGATCGGGCTGCGCAACCTGGAAGAAACCCCGCACGGCATATTGCTCAAACCACGCCTGGACGAACTGCGCCAGATTGTGGATGCCACCCTGGCCGAAGTGCATGCCATCGCCTGGCAGCTACGCCCGGCAGTGCTGGACGACCTGGGTTTGCTGGCGGCTCTGGAGCGTCTGGCGGAAGACTACCAGCGCCGTTACGGTATCCCGGTCGACCTGGTGGCCAAAGGTCTGGATCGGCGGCTGCCGGTGGAGATGGAAACGGCCCTTTACCGGATTGTGCAAGAAGGGCTGACGAACATCGTCCGCCACGCGCAAGCCACGGTAGCCAGCGTCCTGATCGACCGTCAAAACGATGTCTTGAAGATCGTGATTGAGGATGATGGGCGCGGTTTTGACCCGGCGGTGGTCAACATCAGCGGTGGGGAGAGTCTGGGCTTGCAGGGCATCCGTGAGCGTGCCTGGTTGTTCGGGGGCAGCCTGACCATTGAATCGCAGCCAGGCCAGGGGACAAGCCTGTTTGTTCGTCTACCGCTGCCGGGTCATGAGCGGTACGCTGCCCATCCTTTGGAGGAGCCTGATGCCTGA
- a CDS encoding response regulator transcription factor, whose translation MPDPKRILLADDHAILRAGLRLLIDRQPDLTVVGEASDGQEAVRAALALRPDLILLDLNMPGLDGLAALPRLREQLPQSRILILTMHDDASYLQKALLLGAAGYVLKKAADAELLLAIRAVLRGETYVHSAMTQKLLQNVLPGVGDSKPSSSANPWQELSEREYEVLRRVALGYTNAEIAEEMYISVKTVETYRARGMEKLGLQTRAQLVRSALEHGVLD comes from the coding sequence ATGCCTGATCCCAAGCGTATCCTGCTGGCCGATGACCATGCCATCCTGCGGGCTGGACTGCGTTTGCTCATTGATCGTCAGCCGGACCTGACCGTGGTCGGCGAGGCAAGCGATGGGCAGGAAGCTGTACGCGCGGCGCTGGCGCTCCGCCCCGATCTGATCCTGCTCGACCTGAATATGCCGGGGTTGGATGGACTGGCCGCGCTCCCGCGGCTGCGGGAGCAGTTGCCGCAAAGCCGTATCCTGATCCTGACCATGCATGACGACGCCAGCTACCTGCAAAAAGCCTTGCTACTGGGCGCGGCGGGCTATGTGCTCAAGAAGGCGGCGGATGCCGAGCTGCTGTTGGCCATCCGGGCCGTGCTGCGTGGGGAAACCTACGTCCATTCCGCCATGACCCAGAAGCTGCTCCAGAACGTCCTGCCGGGCGTAGGTGATAGCAAGCCTTCCTCCTCGGCGAACCCCTGGCAGGAGCTTTCCGAGCGCGAATACGAAGTGCTGCGTCGCGTGGCGCTTGGCTACACCAACGCCGAGATCGCCGAGGAGATGTACATCAGCGTCAAAACGGTGGAAACGTACCGGGCACGGGGGATGGAAAAGCTGGGGCTGCAAACGCGGGCGCAGCTCGTGCGCTCCGCGCTGGAGCACGGTGTGCTGGACTGA
- a CDS encoding DoxX family protein has translation MANLLKRHQDRVIEDPAFVRTLFNDVRFSVLWLVLRIWLGYQWIEAASHKIGNPAWVVTGDALKGYWSNAIAIPETGRPPIAFDWYRGFIQSLLDAQAYTWFAKLVAYGELLVGIALIVGAFVGIAAFFGAVMNWNFMMAGSASTNPVLFITALVLIFAWKTAGYLGLDYFLLNWLGTPWGRRRAARTEALRKEPASAAGD, from the coding sequence ATGGCCAACCTGCTCAAGCGTCATCAGGACCGGGTGATCGAGGACCCGGCGTTTGTCAGGACACTGTTCAACGATGTGCGTTTTTCCGTGTTGTGGCTTGTCCTGCGCATCTGGCTGGGCTACCAGTGGATTGAGGCCGCCAGCCACAAGATCGGCAATCCTGCCTGGGTAGTCACCGGCGATGCGCTCAAGGGTTACTGGAGCAATGCCATTGCTATCCCAGAAACAGGCCGCCCACCCATCGCCTTCGACTGGTACCGGGGCTTCATTCAGAGCCTGTTGGATGCCCAGGCATATACCTGGTTTGCCAAGCTGGTCGCTTACGGTGAGCTGCTGGTCGGCATTGCACTGATTGTTGGTGCATTTGTAGGGATTGCCGCCTTCTTCGGCGCGGTCATGAACTGGAACTTCATGATGGCCGGCAGCGCCAGCACCAACCCGGTACTCTTCATCACCGCCCTGGTGCTCATCTTTGCCTGGAAGACCGCCGGTTACCTGGGGCTTGACTACTTCCTGTTGAACTGGCTGGGCACGCCCTGGGGACGCCGCCGCGCGGCCAGAACAGAAGCGCTCCGAAAAGAGCCAGCTTCCGCCGCCGGCGACTGA
- a CDS encoding pyridoxamine 5'-phosphate oxidase, producing the protein MTTPPTPRRSRPQIEKSYGIPEEEEGMLPWEFVDTQMAAARNYWLATVRPDGRPHAMPVWGIWLDGAFYCSGGPTTRWNRNLAVNPNLVVHLESGDNVVILDGQAERVTDPALVARIDAAYLAKYDTPHGEPMWVLRPRVAFAWTDYPTTVTRFQFD; encoded by the coding sequence ATGACCACACCGCCAACCCCCCGCCGCAGCCGCCCGCAGATCGAAAAAAGCTACGGCATCCCGGAAGAAGAAGAGGGGATGCTCCCCTGGGAATTCGTCGACACGCAGATGGCTGCCGCCCGCAACTACTGGCTGGCGACCGTCCGCCCGGACGGCCGCCCGCACGCCATGCCGGTCTGGGGTATCTGGCTGGATGGCGCGTTCTACTGTAGCGGCGGCCCGACCACACGCTGGAACCGCAACCTGGCCGTCAACCCCAATCTGGTTGTGCACCTGGAAAGTGGCGATAACGTCGTGATCCTGGACGGGCAGGCGGAACGAGTCACCGATCCAGCGCTGGTAGCCCGCATCGACGCGGCTTACCTGGCCAAGTACGATACGCCGCATGGCGAGCCGATGTGGGTGCTGCGGCCCCGCGTGGCCTTTGCCTGGACGGACTACCCCACCACGGTGACCCGCTTCCAGTTTGATTAA
- a CDS encoding ABC transporter permease subunit: MVSESKLQRLNEHGWRVGLANLLRKENGEWWGTRAWLVQAIIWLAICNGLLAIILWMAPAQSRQAVEAGRAAEELTGQQAVVDGLEVFLMVSAMATAIGIAIIMQDSIMDEKKSGTLAWVLSKPVARPAVIIAKLVANSIGALAIMILLQGAVAFVQLRLAGSDVAPGPFLLALGVLGLHLLFYLALTLMLGVLFDNRGPVIAIPLLLVFGYQILLGIAPGLRQITPYGLTVPGGADDPGLALLIARGDPVSSLLPVAATMVWIAIFISVTLWRFERQEF, translated from the coding sequence ATGGTCAGCGAGAGCAAACTGCAACGCCTCAACGAGCATGGCTGGCGGGTGGGGCTGGCTAACCTGTTGCGCAAGGAAAACGGCGAATGGTGGGGCACCAGGGCCTGGCTGGTTCAGGCCATCATCTGGCTGGCGATCTGCAACGGTCTGCTGGCGATCATCCTGTGGATGGCTCCCGCGCAGTCGCGCCAGGCGGTGGAGGCTGGTCGGGCCGCCGAGGAACTCACCGGTCAGCAGGCCGTCGTTGATGGGCTGGAGGTCTTCCTGATGGTCAGCGCGATGGCCACCGCCATTGGCATCGCGATCATCATGCAGGATTCCATCATGGACGAGAAGAAATCCGGTACGCTGGCCTGGGTGCTCTCCAAACCGGTCGCCCGCCCGGCGGTGATCATCGCCAAGCTGGTCGCCAACAGCATCGGCGCCCTGGCGATCATGATCCTGTTGCAGGGGGCGGTCGCTTTTGTCCAGTTGCGGCTGGCCGGGAGCGATGTCGCGCCGGGGCCGTTCCTGCTGGCCCTGGGGGTACTGGGGCTGCACCTGCTGTTCTACCTGGCCCTGACGCTGATGCTGGGTGTGCTCTTTGACAACCGGGGGCCGGTGATCGCCATCCCGTTGCTGCTGGTCTTTGGCTATCAGATCCTGCTAGGCATCGCCCCTGGCCTGCGCCAGATCACGCCTTACGGCCTGACCGTGCCTGGCGGAGCGGACGACCCCGGCCTGGCGCTGCTGATCGCGCGCGGCGACCCCGTCTCCTCCCTGCTGCCAGTCGCCGCGACGATGGTCTGGATCGCCATCTTCATCAGCGTGACGCTCTGGCGCTTTGAGCGGCAAGAGTTCTAG
- a CDS encoding ABC transporter ATP-binding protein, which produces MNQPDTYVIETHGLSKTYGNVQALRALDLKVRRNSIFGFLGPNGAGKTTTMKLLLGLARPTGGGGTILGHDILHDNAEIRKHVGYLAQDPRFYDHMTARETLRFTARFFYSGPAEAIEARIEDTLRLVGLEDKANRPVRGFSGGERQRLGIAQAQINYPDLLILDEPAASLDPGGRRDVLEVMERLRKYTTIFYSTHILDDVQKVSDTVAILNKGQLIAQAPIEQLLAGSEGTVYALTLRGDAGRILPAVNAQPWVKGVSATTAANGLTHWQVSVSDESAAEAQLLRLVLADESVTVTEFGRRRYELEDIFLRMTEGGEA; this is translated from the coding sequence ATGAACCAGCCGGACACGTACGTCATCGAAACGCACGGTCTGAGCAAAACATACGGCAATGTACAGGCGCTCAGGGCGCTGGACCTCAAGGTGCGCCGCAACTCGATCTTTGGTTTTCTCGGCCCCAACGGCGCGGGAAAGACCACCACGATGAAACTGCTGCTTGGCCTGGCTCGCCCTACCGGCGGCGGCGGCACGATCCTGGGCCACGACATCCTGCATGACAACGCCGAAATCCGCAAGCACGTCGGCTATCTGGCTCAGGACCCGCGCTTTTACGATCACATGACCGCCCGCGAAACGCTGCGCTTCACCGCCCGCTTCTTCTACAGCGGCCCGGCGGAGGCCATTGAGGCGCGCATCGAGGATACGTTGCGGCTGGTCGGCCTGGAGGACAAGGCCAACCGCCCCGTACGCGGCTTTTCCGGCGGGGAACGGCAGCGGCTGGGCATCGCCCAGGCTCAGATCAACTACCCTGACCTGCTGATCCTGGACGAGCCAGCAGCATCCCTTGACCCCGGCGGTCGCCGCGATGTGCTGGAGGTGATGGAGCGCCTGCGCAAGTACACCACGATCTTCTACTCCACCCACATCCTGGATGATGTGCAGAAGGTCAGCGATACGGTGGCCATCCTGAACAAGGGACAGCTGATCGCCCAGGCGCCAATCGAGCAGTTGCTGGCCGGCAGCGAGGGTACCGTGTATGCCCTGACCCTGCGCGGCGATGCGGGGCGTATCCTGCCCGCTGTGAACGCTCAACCCTGGGTGAAAGGCGTGAGCGCCACCACCGCCGCTAACGGGCTGACCCACTGGCAGGTCAGCGTGAGCGACGAGTCCGCCGCCGAGGCGCAGCTGCTGCGGCTGGTGCTGGCCGACGAGAGCGTGACTGTGACCGAATTTGGCCGCCGCCGCTATGAACTGGAGGATATCTTCCTCCGGATGACCGAAGGAGGGGAAGCCTGA
- a CDS encoding glycosyltransferase family 4 protein, with product MRVGLLAPELSEAHGWGRYTLDLARALAAQGDIELVIAASSASPGDGGLPHAGYYPILPPLIPAQRGTSLRSLLTAPRLRAVLRGCDVIHAVAEHYLPVAAVVAGRRPLVATAHGTYLPLHLGRWNGPLFRWAARRAVILPVSAYTAGRVREQLPEARLQVIPNGVHAERFAMPPAQLPPRYGPTVLGVGVNKARKGFHILLQAVAQARATVPDIQCVIIGDTSDAAYQAELARISAENALEGCVHILGRVPDETLIGYYHIADVFALPSINIGGRFEGFGLVYLEAGAAGLPVIGTLGCGAEEAIVNGETGFLVPQHDAGALARAIVRLLTDPDLRARMGAAGRARAAACSWTNVAAQVRAVYESAPALRPPTAGLPAS from the coding sequence ATGCGGGTGGGTCTGCTGGCCCCGGAACTGAGCGAAGCACATGGCTGGGGCCGCTACACGCTGGATCTGGCGCGGGCGCTGGCGGCTCAGGGCGATATCGAGCTGGTCATCGCCGCTTCGTCGGCCAGTCCCGGCGATGGCGGCCTGCCACACGCCGGCTACTATCCGATTCTGCCGCCGCTCATCCCGGCCCAGCGGGGCACCAGCCTGCGAAGCTTGCTGACCGCCCCGCGCCTGCGGGCCGTCCTGCGCGGCTGCGACGTGATCCACGCTGTCGCCGAACATTACCTGCCGGTGGCGGCGGTGGTCGCCGGACGCCGCCCGCTGGTCGCTACGGCGCACGGGACGTATCTCCCCTTGCATCTGGGGCGCTGGAACGGCCCGCTGTTCCGCTGGGCGGCGCGGCGAGCGGTGATCCTGCCCGTCAGCGCCTACACTGCCGGGCGCGTGCGCGAACAACTGCCAGAAGCCCGCCTACAGGTGATCCCCAACGGCGTGCACGCGGAACGCTTCGCCATGCCGCCGGCCCAGCTGCCGCCCCGGTACGGCCCGACCGTGCTGGGGGTAGGCGTCAATAAGGCCCGCAAGGGCTTTCACATCCTGCTGCAGGCGGTCGCGCAGGCCCGCGCAACCGTGCCGGATATTCAGTGCGTGATCATCGGCGACACCAGCGACGCCGCCTACCAGGCGGAACTGGCCCGTATCAGCGCAGAAAACGCGCTGGAGGGCTGCGTGCACATCCTGGGCCGTGTGCCTGATGAGACGCTGATCGGCTACTACCACATCGCTGATGTGTTCGCCCTGCCCTCAATCAACATCGGCGGGCGCTTTGAGGGCTTCGGCCTGGTCTACCTGGAGGCTGGCGCGGCGGGCCTGCCGGTCATCGGCACACTGGGCTGCGGGGCGGAAGAGGCCATTGTGAACGGCGAAACTGGCTTTCTGGTGCCCCAGCATGACGCCGGGGCGCTGGCCCGTGCCATCGTCCGCCTGTTGACCGACCCCGATCTGCGGGCGCGGATGGGGGCGGCGGGCCGGGCGCGGGCGGCAGCCTGCTCCTGGACCAACGTGGCGGCGCAGGTGCGGGCCGTCTACGAATCCGCCCCGGCACTGAGGCCGCCCACGGCCGGTCTCCCGGCCTCCTGA
- a CDS encoding DUF3267 domain-containing protein, whose product MNAETLPAPPGYRLAHRFQLSRRWTLLWINVTAVALFVITLGAAFSGLLLYARLGAPLARTDLPAFLPAWAYILLLIGTLILHEALHGLAMLACGARPIFGAQLTRLVLYTTSQAFFSRRAYLFVTLAPLFGVTLLGLPAMLLLPSGLAIWVAIMVAMNAASSLGDLWMAAVIASFPPEARFRDEVDGMSIFLPEGLPPGL is encoded by the coding sequence ATGAATGCCGAAACGCTGCCCGCCCCGCCTGGTTACCGGCTGGCGCACCGCTTCCAGCTGAGCCGCCGCTGGACTCTGCTCTGGATCAACGTGACCGCCGTGGCGCTGTTCGTGATCACGCTGGGGGCGGCCTTCAGCGGCCTGTTGCTCTACGCCCGCCTGGGTGCGCCGCTGGCGCGCACCGACCTGCCAGCGTTCCTGCCAGCCTGGGCATATATCCTGCTGCTGATCGGCACGTTGATCCTGCACGAAGCGCTGCACGGACTGGCTATGCTGGCCTGCGGGGCGCGCCCGATCTTCGGTGCACAGCTAACCCGCCTGGTGCTCTACACCACCAGCCAGGCGTTCTTCTCCCGCCGCGCCTATCTGTTCGTGACACTGGCCCCGCTGTTCGGCGTGACTCTGCTGGGCCTCCCGGCCATGCTCCTGCTGCCGAGCGGGCTGGCGATCTGGGTAGCAATCATGGTTGCTATGAACGCCGCGTCCTCACTGGGAGACCTGTGGATGGCCGCTGTGATCGCCAGCTTCCCGCCGGAAGCGCGCTTCCGCGACGAGGTGGATGGCATGAGCATCTTCCTGCCGGAAGGGTTACCGCCCGGCCTGTGA